A genomic stretch from Chitinophaga agri includes:
- a CDS encoding helix-turn-helix transcriptional regulator yields MPSLINILLPERVSTLHVVLQEAGYCNLSSFTREFRKHFACCLKLSGQRDIINPWKLIQNNISNRYDTQTLS; encoded by the coding sequence ATGCCGTCTCTTATAAACATCCTGCTGCCCGAAAGGGTCAGCACCTTGCACGTGGTTTTACAGGAAGCTGGCTACTGCAATCTGTCCAGCTTTACCCGCGAATTCCGTAAACACTTTGCCTGTTGCCTGAAACTATCCGGACAGCGCGACATCATCAATCCCTGGAAACTCATTCAAAACAATATCAGTAACCGTTATGACACGCAAACTCTTTCCTGA
- a CDS encoding Gfo/Idh/MocA family oxidoreductase, whose product MEQKNSQSRRTFLRNGIGAVAAFTIVPRHVLGRGYLAPSDQLTKGVIGTGEMGKGHFGYAGTRVVAICDVDKLHLQQAREMLGGGVKAFSDYRELIRLPEVDIVHIATPPHWHGIMAVEAARAGKDIWCEKPMTRTIGEGKRVQEAVQQFGSMFRLNTWFRFEDNFYGMNTPVKPIKKLVNSGLLGWPLTVTLSTHTGFDWKQHWIGKTNLPAVPVPAELDYDRWLGPAPYKPYHPHRVHQSFRGYWDYDGGGLGDMGQHYLDPVQYILGKDDTSPVSVEIDAPQQHPDAVGTWRKIIYTYRDGCRIILDAEGKDEKAAFLEGPSGKLYPGFRSDIPDLAKKLAGYPDPPPQVTDFMLTVKERRKFALNEVNGHRSCTLVNMGKIALQLGRSLEFDPDRQRFLYDDGANNLIDPPARASWA is encoded by the coding sequence ATGGAGCAGAAAAACAGTCAATCCAGGAGAACATTCCTCCGGAATGGTATCGGAGCGGTGGCCGCATTTACCATCGTACCCCGTCACGTACTGGGACGGGGATACCTGGCACCCAGTGATCAGCTAACAAAAGGTGTGATCGGCACGGGGGAGATGGGGAAAGGGCATTTCGGATATGCGGGTACACGGGTAGTCGCCATCTGTGATGTAGACAAGCTGCATCTTCAGCAGGCCCGGGAGATGCTGGGAGGAGGCGTAAAGGCGTTCAGTGACTATCGGGAACTGATCCGGTTGCCTGAAGTCGATATTGTACACATTGCCACCCCACCTCACTGGCATGGTATCATGGCTGTAGAAGCCGCCCGTGCTGGTAAGGATATCTGGTGTGAGAAGCCGATGACGCGTACTATCGGTGAAGGGAAACGCGTACAGGAGGCTGTGCAACAGTTTGGAAGTATGTTCCGTCTGAACACATGGTTCAGGTTCGAAGACAACTTTTACGGGATGAATACACCCGTTAAGCCGATAAAGAAACTTGTTAACAGCGGATTACTCGGATGGCCACTCACGGTAACACTGAGTACACATACCGGCTTTGACTGGAAACAACACTGGATAGGAAAAACAAATCTGCCGGCAGTGCCGGTTCCTGCAGAACTGGATTACGATCGCTGGTTAGGGCCGGCTCCTTATAAACCGTATCATCCTCACCGCGTACACCAAAGCTTTAGAGGGTATTGGGATTATGATGGCGGTGGCCTGGGGGATATGGGGCAGCATTATCTCGATCCTGTGCAATATATTCTCGGGAAAGATGATACCAGTCCTGTATCAGTTGAAATCGACGCACCACAGCAACATCCTGATGCCGTAGGCACCTGGAGAAAGATCATTTATACCTATAGGGACGGTTGCAGGATCATCCTGGATGCCGAAGGAAAAGATGAAAAAGCAGCTTTCCTGGAAGGTCCATCCGGTAAATTGTATCCGGGATTCCGTTCAGATATTCCTGATCTTGCAAAGAAGCTGGCAGGATATCCCGATCCACCTCCGCAGGTGACAGATTTCATGCTTACGGTTAAAGAGCGCCGGAAATTTGCATTGAATGAAGTGAATGGTCACCGTTCCTGTACATTGGTAAATATGGGAAAGATCGCGCTGCAACTGGGCCGTTCACTGGAATTTGATCCTGATAGACAACGGTTCCTTTATGACGATGGTGCCAATAACCTGATCGATCCGCCTGCCCGTGCATCCTGGGCATAA
- a CDS encoding HEAT repeat domain-containing protein — protein sequence MKKNILCILLLLSCSTLYAQQTPRPYAARIARILKRLPAVTQQAQDSCMQQIAGLGINGLVEMATMLQPAGKGDNTTLQYALTGYATYVSAAARDSLRYKAIRSWGKALKLTTDPANKIFLIEQLQLFGDNTAVPLLKPYLLNERYCDAAIRTLSQIKTSASVVAMEMALDKAKGNSEIGLIRALGELRYLAAEQGITLRTRSEDPVLKRTALFALANIATESSEPVLAAAAEKAGFGYDVTGGTAAYLLFVSNLGHNWPTAPAVTAANNILRRCKGDSLVHVRIAALKVIVDIMGDNAVNTLTLAADNNNATYSAAALAMAAGSMNAANTEIWVQKAERAAGGTKANILRMLAESGQRAATPLLIKALKDTDPHIRMTAIQAAAQMQSTEMLSPLLVAMRTADSTEVSAIGNTLLHIRSRDVPGYVAVALQHAPPYAQVTLLHVLAEKKAADKARFISLLLNSRDETVVAAAKATLEAVKE from the coding sequence ATGAAGAAAAATATTTTATGCATATTACTTCTACTGAGCTGTAGTACCTTATACGCACAGCAAACACCACGTCCCTACGCAGCGAGGATCGCACGTATACTAAAACGCTTACCAGCAGTTACTCAGCAGGCACAGGATAGTTGCATGCAACAGATAGCTGGATTAGGTATCAACGGACTGGTGGAAATGGCGACCATGTTACAACCTGCCGGTAAAGGAGATAATACTACACTTCAGTATGCACTGACAGGGTATGCTACTTACGTCTCTGCAGCTGCAAGAGATTCACTTCGCTATAAAGCAATAAGGTCCTGGGGAAAGGCGTTGAAGCTAACCACCGATCCCGCTAACAAGATCTTTCTCATAGAACAGCTGCAGCTATTCGGTGATAATACCGCTGTGCCGTTATTAAAGCCTTATCTGCTCAATGAACGTTATTGTGATGCTGCTATCCGTACATTGTCACAGATCAAAACATCTGCCTCTGTGGTAGCTATGGAAATGGCATTAGACAAAGCTAAAGGTAATAGTGAGATCGGGCTGATAAGAGCATTGGGTGAGCTGCGTTACCTGGCGGCAGAGCAGGGCATTACCCTGCGCACGCGATCAGAAGATCCTGTATTAAAAAGGACCGCTTTATTTGCACTGGCGAATATCGCTACGGAATCAAGCGAGCCGGTGCTGGCAGCAGCAGCAGAAAAGGCCGGCTTTGGTTACGATGTAACAGGTGGAACCGCTGCGTATCTCCTGTTTGTATCTAACCTGGGTCATAACTGGCCTACAGCGCCTGCTGTGACAGCAGCTAACAATATACTCAGGAGATGCAAGGGAGATAGTCTGGTTCATGTTCGTATTGCAGCATTGAAGGTAATCGTAGATATAATGGGCGATAATGCAGTGAATACGCTGACACTGGCTGCCGATAATAACAATGCAACCTACAGCGCTGCTGCACTGGCTATGGCAGCAGGAAGTATGAATGCCGCTAATACAGAGATCTGGGTACAAAAAGCTGAACGCGCTGCAGGAGGTACGAAAGCAAATATTCTCCGGATGCTGGCAGAGAGTGGACAGCGTGCTGCTACACCGCTATTGATCAAAGCATTAAAAGACACTGATCCGCATATCCGGATGACAGCGATCCAGGCGGCCGCACAGATGCAGAGTACCGAGATGCTCAGTCCATTACTGGTCGCTATGAGAACGGCAGACAGTACCGAAGTGTCAGCTATTGGCAATACCTTACTTCATATCAGAAGCCGGGATGTACCTGGTTATGTTGCAGTTGCCTTACAACATGCGCCACCTTATGCACAGGTTACATTACTGCATGTACTGGCAGAGAAGAAGGCGGCAGATAAGGCGCGTTTTATCAGTTTGCTGTTAAATAGCCGGGACGAGACGGTGGTGGCCGCAGCGAAAGCTACGCTGGAGGCCGTTAAAGAATAA
- a CDS encoding glycoside hydrolase family 2 protein: MVRKLLNATGLLLAPFLPLAAQSQYELNSGWQCNNIAKVTVKGEALSAPSYKLSGWMPATVPGTVLTTLLNNKLVPDPFYGMNNERIPDIYTTGKDHYTYWFVKDFTEQKPSADGQVWLHFRGVNDGCDIYVNGHRLNANTHFGTYLRHSYNITQWLAKDGKNRLAVVVYPPAIVGNPNGGQGGDGTIAKNVGPQYTAGWDWIQPMRDRNTGIWDKVTIEKTGAVHIKDPQVITKVPGVRMPEGAQAPAIVMVKATLENATGKSVEGTLRYKLAGNTISRKVTLAANGTTTVQLPDLELKEPKLWWPSGYGPQQLYNLQLEFAENSGVDDVEEVSFGVREIQTYWNSHTNSREVAVNGQKIFIKGGNWITSDAMFRFSKERYDAEVRFHRDMNLNLIRIWGGSLTERPEFYDACDKYGMLVFQDFWMSGDCNGRWVDPLKKEDQWTRRRYPDDHNLFIESVADQIKMLRNYASLAFWCGGNEITPPVDILAAIKDSLLPSLDNTRFFFHYSNTDSMSYNMLGGNGDGPYNIQPMSVFWNERTFPFNSEVGSVGVGDYESLERFIPAANMKAPENKKDGVDSVWDYHKYIPYFDHLDAYGKPKDVKDFANKAQLVNYDQYRALMEGFSAHMWDWYTGVIIWKTQNPWTALRGQMYDYYLDPNACLYGNRVGGAPLHVMCNPTDGNIFTVNNTFKYHTDVMLQLTAYDMEGKGKQLTQVFTEISPKTVQKYLSVKNGLDKLGAKEGVFLSVRLLDKDQKVIDDNLYWFPDSTGNYSGLQKMKAAKVQIVAQKAANDSITVKISNPANGPIAFFNRVSLVDSKTKKRILPVFYNDNYVSVLPGEEKLVTISGDAISKNGNAVVTVSGWNLTEQTINIK, from the coding sequence ATGGTTCGGAAATTACTGAATGCAACAGGTCTCTTATTAGCACCTTTTTTACCGTTGGCTGCACAAAGCCAATATGAATTAAACAGTGGCTGGCAATGTAACAATATTGCCAAAGTCACTGTGAAGGGAGAAGCGCTTTCTGCGCCTTCTTACAAGCTTTCAGGCTGGATGCCGGCTACTGTACCTGGTACAGTGCTGACTACGCTGCTGAATAATAAGCTTGTTCCTGATCCTTTTTATGGAATGAATAATGAGCGTATCCCGGACATCTATACTACCGGCAAAGATCATTATACCTATTGGTTCGTAAAGGATTTCACAGAGCAGAAGCCATCTGCCGACGGACAGGTATGGCTGCACTTCAGAGGCGTGAATGATGGTTGTGACATCTATGTTAACGGACATCGCCTGAATGCTAACACCCACTTCGGCACCTACCTCAGACATTCTTATAATATCACCCAATGGCTGGCGAAAGATGGTAAGAACCGTCTGGCTGTCGTGGTATATCCTCCTGCTATCGTCGGTAATCCCAATGGTGGCCAGGGTGGTGACGGTACTATCGCAAAGAATGTAGGACCTCAGTATACCGCTGGCTGGGACTGGATCCAGCCAATGCGTGACCGTAACACCGGTATCTGGGACAAGGTAACGATCGAGAAGACCGGAGCCGTACATATTAAAGACCCACAGGTAATTACCAAAGTACCTGGTGTAAGAATGCCGGAAGGTGCGCAGGCGCCAGCTATCGTTATGGTAAAGGCGACCCTGGAAAATGCGACCGGAAAAAGTGTAGAAGGTACCCTCCGTTACAAACTGGCAGGTAATACCATTTCCCGGAAAGTAACCCTGGCTGCAAACGGAACGACCACTGTACAGTTACCTGACCTGGAACTGAAAGAGCCTAAGTTATGGTGGCCAAGTGGCTATGGTCCGCAGCAGTTGTATAACCTGCAACTGGAATTCGCAGAGAACAGTGGCGTGGATGATGTGGAAGAGGTGAGTTTTGGTGTAAGAGAGATCCAGACCTACTGGAACTCCCATACTAACAGCCGTGAGGTAGCTGTGAATGGTCAGAAGATCTTCATCAAGGGGGGGAACTGGATCACTTCAGATGCCATGTTCCGCTTCAGCAAGGAGCGTTATGATGCAGAAGTACGCTTCCACAGAGACATGAACCTTAACCTGATCCGTATCTGGGGAGGTAGTCTGACGGAACGACCAGAGTTTTATGACGCCTGTGACAAATATGGTATGCTGGTATTCCAGGACTTCTGGATGTCAGGCGACTGTAACGGCAGGTGGGTAGACCCATTAAAAAAAGAAGACCAGTGGACACGTCGTCGCTATCCTGATGATCATAACCTCTTCATTGAGTCAGTAGCTGATCAGATCAAGATGCTGCGTAACTATGCCTCCCTGGCTTTCTGGTGTGGCGGTAACGAAATCACTCCTCCGGTAGATATCCTGGCAGCAATTAAAGATTCCCTGCTGCCTTCTCTGGATAACACCCGTTTCTTCTTCCATTACTCCAACACAGACAGCATGTCTTACAATATGTTAGGTGGAAACGGAGATGGTCCATATAACATTCAGCCAATGTCTGTATTCTGGAATGAAAGGACTTTCCCTTTCAACTCTGAAGTAGGGTCCGTAGGTGTGGGCGATTATGAATCCCTTGAAAGATTTATTCCGGCTGCCAATATGAAGGCACCTGAAAACAAGAAAGATGGAGTAGACTCTGTATGGGACTATCATAAGTATATTCCTTATTTTGATCATCTTGACGCATATGGTAAACCTAAAGATGTAAAAGACTTCGCTAACAAGGCTCAGCTGGTGAACTATGACCAGTACCGTGCCCTGATGGAAGGTTTCAGCGCACATATGTGGGATTGGTATACAGGAGTGATCATCTGGAAAACACAGAATCCATGGACGGCCCTGCGTGGTCAGATGTATGACTATTACCTGGATCCTAATGCCTGTCTGTATGGTAACCGCGTAGGAGGTGCACCACTGCATGTGATGTGTAACCCTACTGATGGTAATATTTTCACTGTGAATAATACCTTTAAATATCACACTGACGTTATGCTCCAGCTGACTGCTTATGATATGGAAGGTAAAGGCAAGCAACTCACCCAGGTATTTACTGAAATCAGCCCTAAAACTGTGCAGAAATACCTTTCTGTTAAGAATGGTCTCGATAAACTGGGTGCGAAGGAAGGCGTTTTCCTGTCTGTACGTTTGCTGGATAAAGACCAGAAAGTGATAGATGATAACCTGTACTGGTTCCCGGACAGTACCGGCAATTACTCTGGTTTGCAGAAAATGAAGGCTGCCAAAGTACAGATCGTTGCACAAAAAGCTGCCAATGATAGCATTACAGTAAAGATCAGCAATCCTGCCAATGGCCCGATCGCGTTCTTTAACCGTGTATCACTGGTAGACAGCAAAACAAAGAAACGTATCCTGCCGGTATTCTATAATGACAACTATGTGTCTGTTTTACCAGGCGAAGAGAAACTGGTGACTATCAGTGGTGACGCTATCAGTAAAAATGGTAACGCTGTTGTCACCGTTTCAGGATGGAATCTGACCGAACAAACTATCAACATCAAATAG
- a CDS encoding undecaprenyl-phosphate glucose phosphotransferase → MKRRIHAIQFLRQTIDYIVLTAAFLLTRQYIAGKGDVFLSNFNILLLLISLGIWTVTGTSLRLYDDYRKTSSYSFEFVAILKNVLLHVCVFSFLFFYFFRSYPYPRTFTLLYGAYIFAGIITTKYIVKKLTLRWRSHHINPKNVLIVGTGQTGMNFYQTITANNHFGYNCVGFVDDDTNAQINGHYLGKISELTSILETNEIDDVIVALPESAREQTEHIIVTSERAAKRVKLISDVPQYYTPTTSMNLLGNIPMVNLRSIALDDAGHQRLKRAFDICFTLCIMIAFSWLFLLIAILIKISSKGPVFFKQERWGLKNKKITCYKFRSMKVQASEVDGNGKFMQATRDDDRVTPIGRFLRKTNLDELPQCINVLMGEMSFVGPRPHATPLHVEARETVQHYMLRQMVKPGITGWAQVNGCRGETRFSGQMQKRVDLDIWYIENYSFWLDCQIIFQTLMNMIKGDKNAY, encoded by the coding sequence ATGAAACGACGTATTCATGCTATTCAGTTCCTAAGACAAACAATTGATTATATTGTACTGACGGCCGCGTTTTTGTTAACCAGACAATATATTGCCGGGAAAGGTGATGTATTTCTATCAAACTTTAATATCCTCCTGCTGCTCATTAGTCTCGGCATATGGACGGTTACAGGTACCTCCCTGCGGCTGTACGACGACTACAGGAAGACGTCCTCTTATTCCTTCGAATTTGTTGCAATACTGAAAAATGTATTGCTGCATGTTTGCGTATTCTCTTTTCTGTTCTTTTACTTTTTTAGATCATACCCCTATCCCCGTACTTTCACATTACTATATGGAGCGTACATATTCGCGGGTATTATTACAACCAAGTATATAGTTAAGAAACTAACATTACGCTGGAGGTCTCATCATATCAATCCGAAAAATGTGCTGATCGTAGGAACGGGACAAACAGGCATGAACTTCTATCAGACGATCACCGCCAATAATCACTTTGGCTACAACTGTGTGGGGTTTGTAGACGACGATACAAATGCGCAGATCAATGGGCACTACCTTGGAAAGATCTCAGAACTGACCAGTATACTGGAAACCAATGAGATTGATGATGTGATCGTAGCCTTACCGGAATCGGCAAGAGAACAAACGGAACATATCATTGTGACAAGTGAAAGAGCCGCCAAAAGAGTAAAGCTTATTTCCGACGTGCCCCAGTATTATACACCTACTACAAGCATGAACCTGCTTGGCAATATCCCGATGGTCAACCTCCGGTCTATTGCCCTCGATGATGCCGGACATCAGCGACTAAAGCGGGCATTCGATATCTGCTTTACGCTTTGTATTATGATTGCATTCAGCTGGCTTTTTTTACTCATAGCCATACTAATCAAAATTTCCTCCAAAGGACCTGTATTCTTTAAACAGGAAAGATGGGGATTGAAAAACAAAAAGATCACCTGTTATAAATTCCGGTCCATGAAGGTACAGGCTTCGGAAGTAGACGGCAATGGAAAATTCATGCAGGCCACCCGCGACGATGACAGGGTCACACCGATAGGACGTTTTTTACGGAAGACCAATCTCGATGAATTACCACAATGTATCAATGTACTGATGGGCGAAATGTCTTTTGTCGGACCACGTCCCCATGCCACGCCTCTGCATGTGGAAGCCAGGGAAACTGTACAGCATTACATGTTACGGCAAATGGTAAAACCAGGCATTACAGGCTGGGCACAGGTAAATGGCTGCAGAGGGGAAACGCGTTTCTCCGGACAGATGCAGAAGCGTGTTGACCTGGACATCTGGTATATCGAGAATTACAGCTTCTGGCTGGACTGCCAGATCATCTTTCAGACTTTGATGAACATGATCAAAGGGGATAAAAACGCCTATTAA
- a CDS encoding FkbM family methyltransferase translates to MNLIFKLADAAKVFLQSGRGLTSLLKKGVSIASTQLLHNCKHYIPEVNTILDVGANRGQFALSAKHFYPRAGIHSFEPIPEVYTTLQQNTRHIPRIHTYNFALGSTSGVLEFYANHYSHASSALHVSSLQQQLLPQTAEADQIRVPVKCMDDLLPEIPVTHPVLLKLDVQGFEKEVLKGAVHSLEHIDYLLFETSFVQMYDGEPLFDEMHNYVKELGFEFIAPVGFLQTDDLQILQMDLLYKKRNT, encoded by the coding sequence ATGAACCTTATCTTCAAACTAGCAGACGCTGCTAAAGTCTTTTTACAATCCGGCAGAGGATTAACATCACTCCTGAAAAAAGGAGTGTCTATTGCGTCCACACAATTGCTGCACAATTGCAAACACTACATTCCGGAAGTGAATACGATCCTGGACGTAGGTGCTAACAGGGGGCAATTTGCACTTTCTGCAAAACACTTTTATCCGCGTGCGGGCATCCATTCCTTTGAGCCGATACCGGAAGTGTATACCACGCTGCAGCAGAACACGCGGCACATTCCACGCATACATACCTACAACTTTGCCCTGGGCAGCACAAGTGGTGTGCTGGAATTCTATGCGAACCATTATTCACATGCCAGCTCTGCACTGCATGTATCTTCGCTGCAGCAACAACTGTTACCCCAGACAGCTGAAGCTGACCAGATCAGGGTACCGGTAAAGTGTATGGATGATCTGCTACCCGAGATTCCTGTCACCCATCCGGTGCTGCTGAAACTGGATGTACAGGGATTTGAAAAAGAAGTACTGAAGGGAGCAGTGCATAGTCTGGAGCATATAGACTACCTCTTGTTCGAGACCTCATTTGTACAGATGTATGATGGAGAACCACTGTTTGATGAAATGCACAATTACGTGAAAGAACTCGGCTTTGAATTTATTGCACCAGTCGGTTTTCTGCAAACAGATGATCTGCAGATATTGCAGATGGACCTGCTGTATAAAAAGAGAAATACTTAA
- a CDS encoding glycosyltransferase family 4 protein has translation MQIFLDNIVFTIQKAGGVSVYWYELLQGMCNAGMPVNFLNAGLNPSNIFEQQLNYQQHTCIRESWIPPKYLRYLPLQYTLPHSAIFHAGYLRVSPQKNVLNILTVHDFAHERKIATRFPRGLANTQQKAYGIKRADGIICISDSTRKELLHFYPETNPAKLRVVYHGLADTFYPFDKKAAGIPILPAAINCPYILYVGGRDNYKNFRTALDTIALLPPAYKLVVAGGGPWDKKEQQLIENKLHGRYIIVENVKPADLNILYNYAWCLLYPSCYEGFGFPPGEAMKAGCPVVTTNCTSMPEVVGNAGLLTTEITARAFAEQILQLEEPSFRDQIIQAGIAQSSLFTWEKSVRETIRFYKDCWNNKFAS, from the coding sequence ATGCAGATCTTTCTGGACAATATCGTATTTACCATTCAAAAAGCAGGCGGCGTATCGGTGTACTGGTATGAGTTGCTGCAGGGAATGTGTAATGCCGGCATGCCTGTTAATTTTCTGAATGCAGGGCTGAACCCTTCTAATATATTCGAACAGCAACTGAATTATCAGCAACATACCTGCATACGCGAAAGCTGGATCCCACCAAAATACCTGCGTTACCTGCCGTTACAATATACACTGCCACACAGTGCTATATTTCATGCAGGTTATCTGCGTGTGTCCCCGCAGAAGAATGTGCTCAACATCCTGACAGTACATGACTTTGCACATGAGCGGAAGATAGCGACGCGTTTTCCGAGAGGCCTGGCGAACACGCAACAGAAAGCCTACGGCATAAAACGCGCGGATGGCATTATCTGTATATCAGATAGCACAAGAAAAGAGCTATTACATTTTTATCCGGAGACAAATCCGGCAAAACTACGGGTAGTATATCACGGCCTTGCTGACACATTCTATCCATTTGATAAAAAGGCCGCAGGAATTCCTATCCTGCCAGCAGCTATCAACTGTCCATATATATTATATGTGGGAGGACGGGATAACTATAAAAACTTCAGAACAGCACTGGACACAATTGCTTTATTGCCTCCGGCATATAAACTGGTCGTTGCCGGCGGAGGGCCCTGGGACAAAAAAGAACAACAGCTGATTGAAAATAAACTCCACGGACGTTACATCATTGTTGAAAATGTAAAACCCGCTGATCTGAATATACTGTACAATTATGCCTGGTGTCTGCTCTACCCTTCCTGTTACGAAGGATTCGGATTTCCTCCCGGAGAAGCGATGAAAGCAGGCTGCCCGGTGGTCACTACCAACTGTACTTCCATGCCTGAGGTAGTCGGAAATGCAGGACTGCTGACCACTGAAATAACCGCACGGGCATTCGCAGAACAAATACTGCAACTGGAAGAGCCCAGCTTCCGGGATCAGATCATACAAGCCGGGATAGCACAGTCAAGCCTGTTCACCTGGGAAAAGAGTGTCAGAGAAACAATACGTTTTTATAAAGATTGCTGGAACAACAAATTTGCATCATGA